A genomic region of Paralichthys olivaceus isolate ysfri-2021 chromosome 18, ASM2471397v2, whole genome shotgun sequence contains the following coding sequences:
- the cdk5rap2 gene encoding CDK5 regulatory subunit-associated protein 2 isoform X2 → MKDRCRICCARLAGSQCRWIFSSSAQRKLQVILSHVLGWEVTRDGRGEFLCGKCVFQLEKVVQCDVNLTQLLEDHNSQIQKLQAAKEHMIQCIVHIYNKNNPSLDKRVGESTHCKSPPRSSGVGSPDEGQQLGEIGLGHLGNCMRRCVSLDRIASRGTVSGRSGLKSSRLGSGAGLDGSMKSFGLRGTRQRSKSMYFDLVQRKGILPRSGFKGLSTSLQSLNRDFSSDTYTEPPLKVKLAEAKAFVARHGGATVDPGGKVQARALLWSSSNQPSVISDLIQLLRCISKQHITAPAGSHIPVLKRLSTGQLKPGAMRRHREAALKSLHDLTEEFDDEYTSVRVESEVSRLESVNKHLTEELSQTRSTNENLTKTLEETQTQYKTLSGKLEQKENELSLEGKNALKRDKTIQGLTQVLREKEKEIAELCHEIEDRDDALAKAREAAHKAQLQKYQGAEEHQNLLMAKQTELSQLQGEHNVKVLEAQKLKRALDRKEQELADLQQAKDQLEVELEDLQQQKKKGDKALNDLNNQLKKLSGEIGERESALEQQYQELLDQTKRKVQAHEVTIQRLTSTLADKEQQLQEYINMFRDFEQSKSPGGNDNVLSKLRQRLKEKEKALEQALDEKFAAIEEKDNEIHQLQLSLREKERDLDRLNNLLSHNEETINSFDSLIKEKDVELQHLANTLKNLQRAKQDVEDNLNRSLREKDSIISQLQLSLEGKTKDMEEMAKSMLSQSQSHVHDLAEQMGQRLKVTEVMLAEAVKARERLVADNESAVEGLLATISSKDQLLKESAEHYNRMLSERTQDIQELKKQLSDRQQQLATAEKQSSVRAQEDCLETANLQALLAEKDSLINKLLLHGQERDQFQAEPDHVLELRQTIQIMQEKLDERDAELCRRNGGDNVENIPLSRKTVVILKTELAQKTEALNNALKRENELKISLAELQSLLSELEGRSEGQTANIESLTSTLKTKDEIINVLHQRLGQKGDSRGDHMQDQVIGSGLERSFPGLPQRERTMIGGDSQQEALPNLIALQQEHDALNKALRAEQQLYSSLVRTVKEQDSAQRLHALQLELTAVQLLRQQLEESIKSNEELKDDLEREIHRAKLGEGMDPTDPKELESMRHQLEDAQRWNASLQARLGAIQNRGGGVGGANDGGDTLSFIGDQTSYMSICVGEGQDDSLCQLSEQELKQKVLDLQDCVSRLQTVNNELQSRLSLLEKSEHEASNKEGKDMVSTWNQQLKRTQETQLLADSDRKHHPGRNKESQTDIKLGQMVSGKQLGNENMDSGLSQSREHPQSGNNTLDTGEREQKNGDVMALKSLLTDCGATSVSHLREKLHRLASENVEMRGLLKEQKSAECKEKESTDASGNSSDGQAELRQSMETLPIKVSNEKGAEVVVSTANGMETSKTKGPGHATRHGAGLKSRLPVPVRQREETGSSSMQSTRPEYLRTDALQHPHSDDVYQQLHAETDFSISLQQSTSTAQHSRGSAGLDKGSEAEQRLDNTQTDSALFTQLELLHQECQEKEALINKLSEQLADWEELHTQLQEKEQLNHQYVEALQAAESTIAYLTACSLDNQGGFGSHTSSGAGSGSVGSDAALHSRCMELQKALQDKEELNNQLIELVIMAEKAITCSNSQENNPEIRDLCSQIDSALQQVNASSKRDSPRGVSGSTNASMQELQRHTDSLQEALWEQNKLNAELREKLRDADAAAKQSYNSNSAGQDGKPSRQLAAENGSEEHHGAMGSSVDASLTQDLTKAVINCLSATESAIASLAEHCTYPGSSTSAKSSRISSDLQVNLNKLQRALQEREELGESTQIQTTKSSSKCSTAVTGTKGQLPRDLHQNLCLLCKVYNDLSHRISELQISLQEEKGHREESEAHRSVQDGKGLPPNVQAQLESLHKALREKKKAYKSLEEKLATALTETTPTQTARKALEQDDKGVQVDLQDLGYETSGKSENDREESSSTDLEVGVNPSRSASSLPSLLKHEQATFSSTENLDSTSSTPYPSSPALSSAKVSLKSLQVYDEYGVSENPLQLQGQVRELKAQLENQTKLILQMQNLLRRNSLSSDLIANASDPSVVIRDQEGTRKEDRCQDSSYRTVQQREKKEGENQAMKDKTSRLNLDQERERTLNKSTTEQLPQTHSRSTSPARLDSLVKSQARELSQLRQQIKESRGLGALQRRQLEELSNAFKELLQASKVDFYMGEVVKEQLDKSLNLLDRLEGRLDKGESHLDNEDAAALELSRSLGELQQGSHSLLSHEDMRDLPDNPARIQLELDHLRLELEGDRELLQQCIRVLVQQNLTLAKCTREQLDLLAKELQEKNRLIQTLQSQFGSQSPSSHHSSHSDLYHSDRTSSSCHSPQGGSRSPSQRHSSDWMGAAVPPVGGAQADGVSSHRGASSRLQGLQRENGRLREQLRGNEELNATLRSELDLHRSIISQSSPYHQNWDQGQDKQGPGPQTEAHEVDRDIAPQSAPEQHSTMNSDLLAEHLQEIRALRQRLEESIRTNDRLREQLERRLAEVEKDPATNIFIQGNEEQGHLANEVRFLRGQNQTLKEQLNLASRDKQRENEKLRETLARRTAKLEQSRKESEAIRQENSRLQEGLEHISQENSELQDSLHHSKEELHRLQCEVKLQRQQLSDSQHLLQSLRVELQVYEKIKIDAHKHNAESSETNQEPLPVPSSSSLDLSELLSEIRHLRLQLERSIQTNTALRQRLEEQLLRGPNRSETININYLLSSPDEGGRSPGREGCDLRHSFQYNEQTNVLDEKRRARSEVGGGSFSSSSGDSGAPSRLVPGHRMWANRNGRHVLGLIEDYNALRKQISEGRKLSHSMDTQLQECLHTVRQQSSDNKVMEQQHLKSLSSSMSTMQHVLEEAGRLLKLVWRVSLPAGNTAGDSGNNQQDELLKTEIARLKSRLSQQERMLSGAVKRLRSTNQLKEGMERVIIDQLALTHGVLKKARGNLETNYCTVFGLKGLSGGPDEGGPSHWPVGGTTEPERRSAPISGPGRHSASSDSDTSLHCSF, encoded by the exons ATGAAGGACCGATGTCGTATATGTTGTGCTCGTCTGGCAGGCAGCCAGTGTCGCTGGATCTTCAGCTCATCAGCACAGAGGAAGCTACAAGTGATCTTGTCCCATGTCCTGGGTTGGGAGGTGACACGCGATGGTCGAGGCGAGTTCCTCTGtgggaaatgtgttttccaGTTGGAGAAGGTGGTACAGTGTGATGTTAACCTCACCCAGCTGCTGGAAGATCACAACAGTCAGATCCAGAAACTGCAGGCGGCGAAAGAACACATGATCCAGTGCATCGTCCACATctacaacaaaaacaacccaAGCTTGGACAAGAGAGTTGGGGAGAGCACTCACTGCAAGTCTCCACCCAGATCCTCTGGGGTTGGCAGTCCTGATGAAGGACAGCAGTTAGGTGAGATTGGACTTGGTCACTTGGGGAATTGCATGAGAAGGTGTGTGAGTCTGGACAGAATTGCTAGTAGAGGGACAGTCTCTGGGCGCTCAGGCCTCAAGAGCAGCAGGCTTGGGTCAGGGGCAGGGCTTGATGGCTCTATGAAGAGTTTTGGTCTCAGAGGAACACGCCAACGTTCAAAGAGCATGTATTTTGACCTGGTCCAACGTAAAGGCATACTACCCAGATCTGGATTCAAAGGACTCTCCACATCCCTGCAGTCCTTGAATCGAGACTTTTCGTCAGACACGTATACAGAGCCTCCACTCAAAGTGAAACTCGCAGAGGCCAAGGCATTTGTAGCCAGGCATGGTGGTGCCACTGTTGACCCAGGAGGAAAAGTCCAGGCCAGAGCACTGCTCTGGAGCTCCTCAAATCAACCATCTGTGATCTCTGACTTGATCCAGCTTTTACGCTGCATTTCCAAGCAACACATCACTGCCCCTGCAGGAAGCCACATCCCTGTCCTGAAGAGGCTAAGTACTGGCCAACTTAAACCTGGAGCAATGCGCAGACACAGAGAAGCAGCATTGAAGTCTCTTCATGATCTTACAGAGGAATTTGATGATGAATATACCTCTGTCAGAGTGGAG AGTGAGGTTAGCCGATTGGAGTCCGTCAATAAGCACCTGACTGAAGAGCTCTCACAGACAAGAAGCACCAACGAGAACCTGACAAAAACACTAGAGGAAACCCAAACTCAGTACAAG ACCCTGTCAGGGAAGTTGGAGCAGAAGGAGAATGAACTCAGCTTGGAGGGTAAAAATGCCCTGAAGCGAGACAAAACAATCCAGGGGTTGACTCAGGTCCTccgagaaaaggaaaaagag ATTGCAGAGCTGTGTCATGAGATTGAGGACAGGGATGATGCTCTAGCCAAGGCTAGAGAGGCAGCACATAAGGCTCAACTGCAGAAATACCAG GGAGCAGAGGAACACCAAAACCTATTAAtggcaaaacaaacagagctgtCCCAACTCCAGGGGGAACACAATGTCAAAGTGCTTGAAGCACAAAAGCTAAAGCGTGCCCTGGACAGAAAGGAGCAAGAGCTGGCTGACTTGCAACAAGCAAAGGACCAACTGGAGGTTGAACTGGAAGACCTgcaacagcagaagaagaaaggagaCAAAGCCCTGAAT GATCTTAATAATCAGCTGAAGAAGCTAAGCGGTGAGAttggggagagggagagtgcTCTGGAGCAGCAGTACCAGGAGCTGCTAGATCAAACCAAAAGAAAAGTGCAAGCCCATGAGGTCACCATCCAGCGGCTTACATCCACCCTTGCTGATAAAGAGCAGCAGCTACAG GAATACATAAATATGTTCAGAGACTTTGAGCAAAGCAAAAGCCCAGGAGGAAACGACAATGTGCTTTCCAAGCTGCGGCAAAGactgaaagaaaaggagaaggcTCTGGAG CAAGCACTGGATGAGAAGTTTGCTGCCATTGAggagaaagacaatgagattcacCAGCTGCAGCTGTCTCTaagggagaaggaaagagacCTGGACAGGCTAAATAACTTGCTATCTCACAACGAGGAAACCATAAAT AGTTTTGATAGTCTGATCAAGGAGAAggatgtggagctgcagcatctTGCAAACACACTCAAAAACCTTCAGAGAGCAAAGCAAGATGTAGAAGATAACCTGAACAGATCACTGAGGGAGAAGGACTCCATCATCAGCCAACTGCAGCTCTCCCTGGAGGGCAAGACAAAGGACATGGAG GAAATGGCCAAATCCATGCTAAGCCAGTCACAAAGTCATGTACATGACCTTGCTGAACAGATGGGCCAGAGGTTAAAAGTGACAGAGGTTATGTTGGCTGAGGCTGTGAAAGCCAGGGAAAGGCTGGTTGCAGACAATGAAAGCGCAGTGGAAGGACTGTTGGCTACAATCAGCAGCAAGGACCAACTTCTCAAG gAGTCTGCTGAGCACTACAACCGCATGTTGTCTGAGCGTACACAAGACATTCAGGAACTAAAGAAGCAGCTGTCTGACAGGCAACAGCAGCTTGCCACTGCTGAGAAGCAAAGCTCTGTAAGAGCCCAGGAGGATTGTTTAGAGACTGCAAACCTCCAAGCACTGCTTGCTGAAAAAGACAGCCTCATCAAT AAACTTCTGCTGCATGGTCAGGAGAGGGACCAGTTTCAGGCGGAGCCAGATCATGTGTTGGAGCTCAGACAAACTATCCAAATCATGCAGGAGAAGTTGGACGAGAGGGATG CTGAGCTGTGTAGAAGGAATGGCGGCGATAATGTGGAGAACATCCCACTCTCCAGGAAGACAGTTGTCATCCTGAAGACTGAGCTGGCACAGAAAACTGAGGCACTGAACAATGCCCTGAAGAGGGAGAATGAACTGAAG ATCTCATTGGCGGAGCTACAGTCATTACTGTCTGAGCTGGAGGGTCGCAGTGAAGGTCAGACTGCTAATATTGAGTCACTGACTTCCACTCTGAAGACCAAGGATGAGATAATCAAT GTTCTTCACCAGCGCCTTGGGCAGAAGGGTGACAGTCGGGGTGATCACATGCAGGATCAGGTTATTGGCTCTGGCCTGGAAAGATCATTCCCTGGACTCCCACAAAGAGAGAGAACCATGATTGGTGGAGACAGCCAGCAAGAG GCTTTACCCAACCTTATAGCCCTGCAACAGGAACATGATGCTCTTAACAAAGCCCTGAGAGCGGAACAACAGCTCTACTCTAGCCTGGTCAGGACTGTTAAAGAGCAGGACAG TGCCCAGCGTCTCCATGCTCTGCAGCTGGAACTGACTGCGGTGCAGCTCCTCAGGCAGCAGCTAGAGGAGAGCATCAAATCTAATGAGGAGCTCAAGGATGACTTGGAGAGAGAGATACACAGAGCCAAACTCGGAGAAG GCATGGACCCCACTGATCCTAAAGAACTCGAGAGCATGAGACATCAGCTCGAAGATGCACAGCGCTGGAATGCATCTCTGCAGGCTCGCTTAGGAGCAATCCAGAACCGTGGAGGAGGGGTCGGTGGGGCCAATGATGGTG GCGACACTTTGAGTTTCATTGGCGATCAGACTTCCTACATGAGTATATGTGTGGGGGAGGGGCAGGATGACAGCTTGTGTCAACTCTCTGAACAAGAGCTAAAGCAGAAG GTGCTGGACCTGCAGGATTGTGTAAGCAGACTGCAGACTGTAAACAACGAGTTGCAGAGCCGACTGTCGCTATTGGAGAAGTCAGAGCATGAGGCTTCCAACAAGGAGGGAAAAGACATGGTCAGCACCTGGAATCAG CAGCTAAAGAGGACGCAGGAGACACAGCTTTTGGCTGACAGTGACAGGAAGCATCACCCTGGTAGGAACAAAGAGAGCCAGACAGACATCAAACTAGGACAG ATGGTGTCTGGAAAACAATTGGGTAATGAGAATATGGACAGTGGTCTTAGCCAGAGTAGAGAACATCCTCAGTCTGGCAACAACACTTTggacactggagagagagaacagaagaaTGGAGATGTAATGGCACTTAAATCCCTGCTGACTGATTGTGGGGCTACATCAGTCTCACACCTCAG AGAGAAGTTGCACAGACTGGCAtctgaaaatgtggaaatgcGGGGTCTATTGAAGGAACAAAAATCTGCAGAgtgtaaagaaaaagagagcaCGGATGCCTCAGGGAACAGCAGTGATGGACAGGCCGAATTGAGGCAGAGTATGGAAACACTGCCGATCAAGGTGTCAAATGAAAAGGGAGCGGAGGTAGTTGTCAGCACTGCCAATGGGATGGAGACGTCAAAAACTAAAGGACCAGGCCATGCCACAAGGCATGGG GCTGGTCTCAAATCTCGCCTTCCTGTtcctgtgagacagagagaggagactggcagcagcagcatgcagtCAACTAGACCTGAATACCTGAGGACTGATGCACTTCAACACCCTCATTCGGATGATGTGTATCAGCAATTACACGCAGAAACTGACTTCTCAATATCTCTCCAGCAAAGCACTTCCACTGCACAGCATAGCAGAGGTTCAGCAGGGTTGGACAAGGGCTCTGAAGCTGAACAGAGACTGGATAACACCCAGACTGACTCTGCTCTATTCACTCAGCTGGAGCTCCTCCACCAGGAGTGTCAGGAGAAAGAAGCCCTAATCAACAAGCTCAGTGAGCAGCTTGCTGACTGGGAAGAGCTCCACACTCAGCTTCAGGAAAAGGAACAGCTTAATCACCAGTATGTTGAAGCCCTACAGGCTGCAGAATCAACTATTGCTTACCTGACTGCCTGCAGTCTGGACAACCAGGGAGGATTTGGATCACACACCAGTTCAGGAGCAGGTTCTGGTTCTGTGGGTTCAGATGCTGCCCTCCACAGTCGATGCATGGAGCTGCAGAAAGCCCTACAGGACAAGGAGGAGCTTAACAACCAGCTTATTGAGCTTGTGATTATGGCAGAGAAAGCCATCACCTGCTCCAACAGCCAGGAAAATAATCCAGAAATCAGGGATCTTTGCTCACAGATAGACAGCGCCCTGCAGCAGGTTAATGCATCCTCAAAGAGAGACAGCCCAAGAGGTGTTTCTGGAAGCACTAACGCCTCAATGCAGGAGTTGCAGCGACACACAGACTCTTTGCAGGAGGCACTTTGGGAGCAGAACAAGCTCAATGCAGAGCTGAGGGAAAAACTGAGAGATGCAGATGCTGCTGCTAAACAGAGCTACAACAGTAACAGTGCTGGCCAGGATGGTAAACCTTCAAGGCAGTTAGCAGCAGAGAATGGCTCAGAGGAACACCACGGGGCAATGGGAAGTTCTGTTGACGCTAGTTTAACTCAGGATTTGACAAAAGCTGTAATTAACTGCCTAAGTGCAACTGAGTCTGCCATTGCCTCTCTAGCAGAACACTGTACATATCCTGGCTCCTCGACTTCTGCTAAATCCTCACGGATCAGCTCTGACCTGCAGGTGAATTTAAACAAACTTCAGAGAGCCCTGCAAGAGAGGGAAGAACTGGGAGAATCCACCCAGATACAAACAACCAAATCCAGCAGCAAGTGTAGCACCGCTGTCACTGGAACAAAGGGTCAACTTCCCAGAGACCTCCATCAaaatctctgtctcctctgcaaGGTCTACAATGATCTCTCTCACAGGATTTCTGAATTGCAGATTTCCTTACAAGAAGAGAAAGGCCATAGAGAAGAGAGCGAGGCCCACAGGTCAGTGCAGGATGGAAAGGGATTACCACCAAATGTTCAGGCCCAGCTAGAGTCTCTCCACAAGGcactgagagagaagaagaaagcatATAAAAGCCTGGAAGAGAAACTAGCCACCGCTCTTACTGAGACAACCCCCACCCAAACTGCACGGAAAG CTCTGGAGCAGGATGACAAAGGCGTGCAGGTGGATTTGCAAGACCTGGGTTACGAAACCAGTGGCAAGAGTGAAAACGATAGGGAAGAGAGCAGTAGCACAG ATCTAGAGGTTGGTGTGAACCCAAGTCGTAGTGCTTCTAGCCTGCCTTCCCTACTGAAACACGAACAggccaccttctcctccactgAAAACCTGGACTCAACCTCCAGCACACCGTATCCAAGTTCTCCAGCTCTCAGCTCAGCCAAG GTCAGTCTGAAAAGCCTTCAGGTCTATGACGAGTACGGTGTTTCTGAAAATCCTCTCCAGCTTCAGGGACAAGTGAGAGAGCTGAAGGCCCAGCTGGAAAACCAGACCAAACTCATCCTCCAAATGCAAAACCTTCTGCGTAGGAACTCCCTCTCCAGTGACCTTATTGCCAACGCCTCTGACCCCTCCGTTGTCATCAGGGATCAAGAAGGGACACGGAAGGAGGACCGTTGCCAGGATAGTAGCTACAGAACTGTGCAGcaaagggagaaaaaggagggagagaaccAGGCGATGAAGGATAAAACCAGCCGTCTGAATTTggaccaggagagagagaggacactgAACAAAAGCACAACTGAACAGCTGCCACAGACCCACAGCCGCTCTACATCACCTGCCCG ACTGGACTCCCTGGTGAAGTCACAAGCCAGGGAGCTGTCACAACTGAGGCAGCAGATCAAGGAGAGCCGGGGACTGGGAGCCCTGCAGCGCCgacagctggaggagctgagcaACGCCTTTaaggagctgctgcaggccaGCAAAGTCGACTTCTACATGGGGGAGGTAGTCAAAGAGCAGCTGGACAAGAGCCTGAATCTTCTGGACAGACTGGAGGGACGGCTGGACAAAG GAGAGTCTCATCTGGATAATGAGGATGCGGCAGCTCTGGAACTGTCTCGCAG TCTCGGGGAGCTTCAGCAGGGATCACATTCCCTGCTGTCCCATGAGGACATGAGAGATCTCCCTGACAACCCAGCTAGAATCCAACTGGAGTTAGATCATCTGCGTTTGGAGCTAGAGGGCGAtagagagctgctgcagcagtgcaTCAGAGTCCTGGTTCAACAAAACCTCACCCTGGCCAAATGCACCAGAGAGCAGCTGGATCT gTTGGCtaaagagctgcaggagaagaaccGTCTCATCCAGACCCTGCAGAGCCAGTTCGGAAGCCAAAGTCCCAGCAGCCACCACAGCTCTCACTCTGACCTGTACCACTCTGACAGGACCTCTTCCTCCTGCCATAGCCCACAAGGTGGCAGTCGATCTCCAA GCCAGCGACACTCCTCTGATTGGATGGGAGCAGCTGTTCCACCTGTAGGTGGAGCTCAGGCGGACGGTGTGTCCAGTCACAGGGGTGCTTCCAGCAGACTGCAGGGCCTGCAGAGGGAGAACGGGCGACTGCGGGAGCAGCTGAGAGGCAACGAGGAGCTCAACGCCACCCTGCGCAGTGAACTGGACCTACATCGATCAATTATTTCCCAGAGCAGCCCGTACCATCAGAATTGGGATCAAGGCCAGGACAAGCAGGGGCCAGGGCCTCAGACAGAAGCTCATGAAGTAGACAGAGACATTGCCCCACAGAGTGCTCCTGAGCAGCATAGCACTATGAATTCAG ACCTGCTGGCAGAACACCTGCAGGAGATTCGAGCTCTGCGACAACGTCTGGAGGAGAGCATCCGCACAAACGACCGTCTCAGGGAACAGCTGGAGAGGAGACTAGCCGAGGTGGAGAAAGACCCAG CTACCAACATCTTCATCCAGGGTAATGAGGAGCAGGGGCATCTGGCTAATGAGGTGCGATTTCTCAGGGGACAAAATCAAACCCTAAAGGAACAGCTCAACCTGGCATCTCGAG ACAAGCAGAGGGAGAACGAGAAGCTACGCGAGACTCTGGCCAGACGGACTGCCAAACTAGAGCAGAGCAGGAAGGAGTCTGAAGCAATCAGGCAGGAAAATAGCCGACTTCAGGAGGGGCTGGAGCACATTAGCCAAGAAaactcagagctgcaggattcactgcaccacagcaaagaggagctgcatag gttGCAGTGTGAGGTGAAGCTCCAGCGGCAGCAGCTGTCTGACTCCCAGCATCTTCTCCAGTCACTGCGAGTGGAGCTGCAAGTTTATGAAAAGATCAAGATTGATGCTCACAAACACAACG CAGAATCCAGTGAGACAAACCAGGAGCCACTTCCTGTTCCATCCTCCAGCTCTTTGGACCTGAGCGAGCTTCTGTCAGAGATCCGTCACCTGAGGCTGCAGCTGGAGAGGAGCATCCAGACCAACACGGCTCTGCGGCAGagactggaggagcagctgctccGAGGACCCAACCGCTCTGAAACCATCAACATCAACTACCTGCTGTCATCTCCAG ATGAAGGGGGCAGGTCACCAGGTCGTGAAGGCTGCGATCTTCGCCACTCATTTCAGTACAACGAACAAACCAATGTCCTGG atgagAAACGCCGCGCTCGTTCAGAGGTGGGCGGTGGgtccttcagcagcagctctggtgaCTCTGGCGCTCCGTCTCGTCTGGTGCCGGGCCACAGGATGTGGGCCAATCGCAACGGCCGCCACGTTTTAGGCCTGATCGAGGACTACAACGCCCTGCGGAAGCAGATCTCAGAGGGTCGTAAGCTGTCGCACAGCATGGACACACAACTGCAGGAGTGTCTGCACACAGTCAGGCAGCAGAGCTCTGACAACAAG GTGATGGAACAGCAGCATCTGAAGAGTTTGTCCAGCAGCATGAGTACCATGCAGCATGTGTTAGAGGAGGCCGGTCGACTGCTCAAACTGGTGTGGAGAGTCTCTCTGCCAGCTGGAAACACAGCAGGGGACAGTGGCAACAACCAGCAG GACGAGCTGCTGAAAACTGAGATAGCCAGACTGAAAAGCCGGCTGTCGCAGCAGGAGAGGATGCTGAGTGGAGCCGTGAAACGCCTCCGCAGCACCAACCAGCTCAAAGAGGGAATGGAGAGGGTCATCATCGATCAGT TGGCTCTAACTCATGGAGTGTTGAAGAAAGCCAGGGGAAACTTAGAG ACAAATTACTGTACCGTCTTTGGCCTGAAGGGCCTGTCTGGAGGACCAGACGAAG gAGGTCCCAGTCACTGGCCAGTAGGGGGCACTACAGAGCCTGAGAGGAGGAGTGCACCCATTTCCGGACCAGGCAGACACTCAGCGTCCTCAGACAGCGACACCTCTCTGCACTGCAGCTTCTAA